A single genomic interval of Polaribacter vadi harbors:
- the gap gene encoding type I glyceraldehyde-3-phosphate dehydrogenase, with product MIKVGINGFGRIGRLAFRSSVLRDNVQVVAINDLLDVDYLAYMLKYDSVHGQFDGTVEVKDGKLVVNGNEIRITAERDPANLKWNEVDADYVIESTGFFLTEETAGKHLLAGAKKVVLSAPSKDHTPMFVMGVNNKELKADQKIFSNASCTTNCLAPITKVLNDNFGIVEGLMTTVHAATATQNTVDGPSVKDWRGGRSAIGNVIPSSTGAAKAVGKVIPAMNGKLTGMAFRIPTMDVSVVDLTVKLEKSATYEEICAAMKTASESEEMKGILGYTEDLVVSQDFVGDTRTSIFDAKAGIALNDNFVKVISWYDNEMGYSTKIVDLIEYAATL from the coding sequence ATGATAAAAGTAGGAATTAACGGATTTGGAAGAATAGGAAGATTAGCATTTAGATCTTCAGTTTTAAGAGATAACGTTCAAGTAGTAGCAATAAACGATTTATTAGATGTAGATTATTTAGCATATATGTTAAAATACGATTCAGTTCATGGTCAATTTGATGGAACTGTTGAAGTAAAAGATGGTAAATTAGTTGTTAATGGAAACGAAATTAGAATTACTGCAGAAAGAGATCCAGCAAATTTAAAGTGGAATGAAGTTGATGCAGATTACGTAATTGAATCTACAGGTTTTTTCTTAACAGAAGAAACTGCTGGAAAGCACTTATTAGCAGGAGCTAAAAAAGTTGTTTTATCTGCACCATCTAAAGATCATACACCAATGTTTGTTATGGGTGTAAATAATAAAGAATTAAAAGCAGATCAAAAGATTTTTTCTAACGCATCTTGTACAACAAACTGTTTAGCACCAATAACAAAAGTTTTAAATGATAACTTTGGTATTGTTGAAGGTTTAATGACAACTGTACACGCTGCAACTGCAACACAAAATACTGTTGATGGACCTTCTGTAAAAGATTGGAGAGGTGGACGTTCTGCAATTGGTAACGTAATTCCTTCTTCTACTGGAGCTGCAAAAGCAGTAGGAAAAGTAATTCCTGCAATGAATGGTAAATTAACAGGTATGGCTTTTAGAATACCAACTATGGATGTTTCTGTGGTAGATTTAACTGTAAAGTTAGAAAAATCAGCAACGTATGAAGAAATTTGTGCAGCAATGAAAACAGCTTCAGAAAGCGAAGAAATGAAAGGTATTTTAGGTTATACTGAAGATTTAGTAGTTTCTCAAGATTTTGTTGGTGATACAAGAACTTCAATTTTTGATGCTAAAGCTGGTATTGCTTTAAATGATAATTTTGTAAAAGTTATTTCTTGGTATGATAATGAAATGGGATATTCAACTAAAATAGTTGACTTAATTGAATATGCTGCTACTTTATAG
- a CDS encoding putative LPS assembly protein LptD, which produces MQRDYINLQKKDSLVTIKKDSIILKKDSILLKNKDSIVNDSIKPKESIDDIITHIAQDYTIQNAKEKTVTLYNEANITYTDIDLKSGIIIIDYKKNTLFAKGIKDSTGYVQRPVFKQGGQESEQDSILYNFKSKRALIYGLKTKQGEMFTYGEKTKQVNDSTIYIRKIRFTTSEKEVPDYYISTDKAKLVPGKKIIVGLSNLVLADVPTPLFLPFAYFPMTETSVSGFLIPAFDTGSSTRGVGLQNGGYYFAINDYVDLTLTGDAWANGSWGLRTNSNYNKRYRFNGTFSFNYENIINGIRGFDDFDKRSNFNIRWNHSQDSKASPNSRFSASVNLGSSRFFRESLNQFNLNQNQNNTFNSSVNYSKTFVGTPFNMAVTASHQQNTNTESIIMTLPSLTLNMNRVYPFAGKDGVKKNPIQKLGFNYNMQGQYLINTTDDEFFTSKMFETARSGIQHKTSTNTNIKAFKYFTLSPSVNYEETWQFDYIDKKYDETNNVIITDTLRGFKSYREYNMGVSLSTNIYGTFNFKKGRLKAIRHTIRPTVSYSYRPDFKDNYLEQVQQTANPLDVIDYTVFDQGIYGSPSGGLSNSIGLSLNNVLEAKMAPKDPDSDEEDEKIMILNNLNFNTSYNIAADSLRWSNVTFSAGTRLFKDKLALNFTGSLDPYQVNENGRRIDKFNPGIFRLSNANLTANYSISSSDFDKSNKDNENKNNNANGNNNPPDTMGADIDPTDRQGRQDSRDIGGGTKKTDLYKGKIPWTVNLVYAATYSNNGLIPGTVGVHTLGFSGNVDLSPKWKVGYSSGYDVKNGAFSFSRFNFTRDLDSWQFNFNWVPFGSQSSYTFFIGVKSSTLADLKWDKNKPPDRLF; this is translated from the coding sequence GTGCAAAGAGATTACATAAATTTACAGAAGAAAGATTCTTTAGTAACTATCAAAAAAGATAGCATCATTTTAAAAAAAGACAGCATACTTCTAAAAAATAAAGACTCAATTGTAAACGATTCTATAAAACCGAAGGAAAGTATTGATGATATCATTACGCATATTGCCCAAGATTATACCATACAAAATGCGAAAGAAAAAACCGTAACTTTATATAATGAGGCGAATATTACCTATACAGATATCGATTTAAAATCAGGGATTATTATTATTGATTATAAAAAAAACACGCTATTTGCTAAAGGAATAAAAGATAGCACAGGCTATGTGCAAAGACCTGTTTTTAAACAAGGTGGACAAGAATCTGAACAGGATTCCATTCTTTATAACTTTAAAAGTAAACGAGCATTAATTTATGGTTTAAAAACCAAACAAGGAGAAATGTTTACCTATGGAGAGAAAACAAAGCAGGTAAATGATTCTACTATTTATATTCGAAAAATAAGATTTACAACCTCAGAAAAAGAGGTTCCAGATTATTATATTAGTACAGATAAAGCAAAATTAGTTCCTGGAAAAAAAATTATTGTTGGTCTAAGTAATTTAGTTTTGGCAGATGTGCCAACTCCTCTTTTTTTACCTTTTGCTTATTTTCCAATGACAGAAACTAGTGTTTCTGGATTTTTAATTCCTGCTTTTGATACAGGAAGTAGCACCAGAGGTGTTGGTTTGCAAAATGGTGGTTATTATTTTGCAATTAACGATTATGTAGATTTAACTTTAACTGGAGATGCTTGGGCAAATGGAAGTTGGGGTTTAAGAACTAATTCTAATTATAATAAACGTTATAGGTTTAATGGTACTTTTAGTTTTAATTATGAAAACATAATTAACGGAATTCGAGGTTTTGATGATTTTGATAAAAGAAGTAATTTTAATATAAGATGGAATCATAGTCAGGATTCTAAAGCAAGTCCTAATTCGAGATTTTCTGCCTCTGTGAATTTAGGAAGTAGCCGATTTTTTAGAGAATCTTTAAATCAGTTTAACCTGAATCAAAATCAAAATAACACTTTTAACTCTTCTGTTAATTATAGTAAAACATTTGTTGGAACACCTTTTAATATGGCTGTTACAGCTTCTCATCAACAAAATACAAATACGGAAAGTATAATAATGACCTTACCATCGTTAACTTTAAATATGAATAGAGTTTACCCATTTGCAGGAAAAGATGGTGTAAAAAAGAATCCAATTCAAAAATTAGGTTTTAATTATAATATGCAAGGTCAATATTTAATTAACACTACAGATGATGAGTTTTTTACCAGTAAAATGTTTGAAACAGCAAGATCTGGTATTCAACATAAAACTAGTACCAATACCAATATTAAAGCATTTAAATATTTTACATTATCACCAAGTGTAAATTATGAGGAAACTTGGCAGTTTGATTATATTGATAAAAAATATGATGAAACTAATAATGTGATTATTACAGATACTTTAAGAGGCTTTAAATCGTATAGAGAATATAATATGGGCGTTAGTTTGTCTACTAATATCTATGGAACTTTCAACTTTAAAAAAGGGAGATTAAAAGCCATAAGGCATACTATTAGACCTACAGTTTCTTATTCTTACAGACCAGATTTTAAAGATAATTATCTTGAGCAAGTTCAACAAACTGCAAACCCTTTAGATGTTATAGATTATACTGTTTTTGATCAAGGTATTTATGGATCTCCATCTGGAGGTTTAAGCAATTCTATTGGGCTTTCTTTAAACAATGTTTTAGAGGCAAAAATGGCACCTAAAGATCCTGATAGTGATGAGGAAGATGAAAAAATAATGATTTTAAATAATTTAAATTTTAATACTTCTTATAATATTGCTGCAGATAGTTTACGATGGTCTAATGTTACCTTTAGTGCTGGAACAAGACTTTTTAAAGATAAATTAGCCTTAAACTTCACTGGTTCTTTAGATCCTTATCAGGTAAATGAAAATGGTAGGAGAATTGATAAGTTTAACCCTGGAATTTTTAGATTATCAAATGCTAATTTAACAGCTAACTATTCAATTTCTAGTTCCGACTTTGATAAAAGTAACAAAGACAATGAAAATAAGAATAACAATGCTAATGGAAACAATAATCCTCCAGATACAATGGGTGCAGATATAGACCCAACAGACAGACAAGGAAGACAAGATTCAAGAGATATTGGAGGTGGAACTAAAAAAACAGATTTATATAAAGGTAAAATTCCTTGGACTGTAAACTTAGTATATGCTGCAACTTACTCTAACAATGGTTTAATTCCAGGAACTGTTGGTGTGCACACTTTAGGTTTTAGTGGTAATGTGGATTTATCACCAAAATGGAAAGTTGGTTATTCTTCTGGTTATGATGTTAAAAATGGTGCTTTTTCTTTCTCAAGATTTAACTTTACAAGAGATTTAGATAGCTGGCAATTTAATTTTAACTGGGTTCCTTTTGGTTCACAGTCCTCTTATACCTTTTTTATTGGTGTAAAATCATCTACTCTAGCAGACTTAAAGTGGGATAAAAATAAACCACCAGATAGATTGTTCTAG
- a CDS encoding Rid family detoxifying hydrolase — MKKIISTTKAPAPIGPYNQAILSGNTLYTSGQIAINPATGELVLDSIEAETTQVMENMKEVLAAADMTFEDVIKSSIFIADMNQFAKINTVYGSYFNEETAPARETVEVANLPKFVNVEISMIAVK; from the coding sequence ATGAAAAAAATAATATCAACTACAAAAGCACCTGCTCCTATTGGGCCTTATAACCAAGCAATTTTAAGCGGAAATACATTATATACTTCTGGACAAATAGCAATTAACCCAGCAACTGGAGAATTGGTTTTAGATTCTATTGAAGCTGAAACAACACAAGTAATGGAAAATATGAAAGAAGTTTTAGCTGCTGCTGATATGACTTTTGAAGATGTTATAAAATCATCTATTTTTATTGCTGATATGAATCAGTTTGCTAAAATAAATACGGTTTATGGTTCTTATTTTAATGAAGAAACTGCGCCTGCAAGAGAAACTGTTGAAGTTGCAAACTTACCAAAATTTGTAAACGTAGAAATTAGTATGATTGCTGTGAAGTAG